Proteins encoded within one genomic window of Paraglaciecola psychrophila 170:
- the thrS gene encoding threonine--tRNA ligase: MPVITLPDGSQRQFENSVSVFDVASDIGPSLAKATIAGKVDGVRVDAHDLIENDAQLQIITAKDDDGLEIIRHSCAHLIGHAIKQLYPDVKMAIGPTIDNGFYYDIDMEHSLNDEDLVKIEKRMLELAKTNYDVVKKVVTWQEAHDVFEARGESYKIKILDENIDKDDSPALYHHEEYIDMCRGPHVPNMRFCQHFKLMKVAGAYWRGDSDNKMLQRVYGTAWADKKQLKAYLNRLEEAEKRDHRKIGKALDLFHWQEEAPGMVFWHNDGWSIYTELEKFIRGKLREYDYQEVKAPLMMDRTLWEKSGHWDKYAENMFTTTSEKREYAIKPMNCPGHVQIFNQGLKSYRDLPLRMAEFGCCHRNEPSGALHGLMRVRGFTQDDAHIFCTEEQVLAEVGGCIDSVYEIYKIFGFESISVKLSTRPEKRVGSDEVWDKAEKELAEALTSKNIDFQYLPGEGAFYGPKIEFTLHDCLDRAWQCGTVQLDFSMPGRLGSTYVAEDGERKVPVMIHRAILGSLERFIGILIEEYSGLFPLWLAPTQAVVLNITDKQADYSNKVVKKLKESGIRVKSDLRNEKIGFKIREHTLKRVPYLLVVGDKEMESGEIAVRSRKGDDLGKMSIDAFIDKAMSEVDNKHI, translated from the coding sequence ATGCCCGTAATTACTCTTCCCGATGGCAGCCAACGCCAATTTGAAAATTCAGTCTCTGTATTTGATGTAGCCAGTGATATTGGGCCCAGTTTAGCTAAAGCCACCATAGCAGGTAAAGTGGATGGTGTACGTGTCGACGCACACGACCTAATTGAGAACGATGCTCAACTACAAATTATCACTGCTAAAGATGACGATGGATTAGAAATTATTCGTCACTCGTGTGCCCACTTAATTGGTCACGCTATAAAACAACTTTATCCAGATGTAAAAATGGCGATTGGTCCGACTATCGATAACGGTTTTTATTACGATATTGACATGGAGCACTCATTGAATGATGAAGATCTAGTCAAAATCGAAAAACGCATGTTGGAATTAGCAAAAACGAATTACGATGTTGTTAAAAAAGTGGTGACTTGGCAAGAAGCGCATGATGTCTTTGAAGCACGAGGTGAGTCTTACAAAATAAAGATCCTCGACGAAAATATAGATAAAGATGACAGTCCTGCTTTGTACCATCATGAAGAATACATAGACATGTGCCGTGGTCCTCACGTGCCTAATATGCGCTTTTGCCAGCACTTCAAATTAATGAAAGTAGCCGGCGCGTATTGGCGCGGTGATAGTGACAACAAAATGTTGCAACGAGTTTATGGCACAGCATGGGCAGATAAAAAACAATTAAAAGCTTATTTGAATAGATTGGAAGAAGCTGAAAAGCGCGACCACCGTAAAATTGGCAAAGCATTAGATTTATTTCATTGGCAAGAAGAAGCACCAGGAATGGTATTTTGGCACAATGATGGTTGGAGCATTTATACTGAACTTGAAAAATTTATTCGTGGAAAGTTACGGGAATATGATTATCAAGAAGTTAAGGCACCGTTGATGATGGACAGAACCCTTTGGGAAAAGTCTGGTCATTGGGATAAGTATGCCGAAAATATGTTCACCACGACTTCAGAAAAACGAGAATATGCGATCAAACCTATGAACTGTCCGGGTCATGTACAGATTTTTAATCAAGGTTTAAAATCTTATCGTGACTTACCACTTCGTATGGCTGAGTTTGGCTGCTGTCACAGAAATGAACCGTCGGGTGCATTACATGGCTTGATGCGTGTGCGTGGATTTACTCAAGACGATGCACACATTTTCTGTACAGAAGAGCAAGTATTGGCTGAAGTGGGAGGATGTATCGATTCTGTCTACGAAATCTACAAAATATTTGGTTTCGAGAGCATATCGGTAAAACTCTCTACACGCCCAGAAAAACGTGTGGGCAGTGACGAAGTATGGGACAAAGCTGAAAAAGAATTAGCAGAAGCACTGACCTCTAAAAATATAGACTTTCAGTACTTACCAGGTGAAGGCGCGTTTTACGGTCCTAAGATTGAATTTACTTTACATGATTGTTTAGACCGAGCGTGGCAATGTGGCACCGTGCAACTCGACTTTTCTATGCCAGGACGTTTGGGTTCAACTTACGTGGCTGAGGATGGAGAGCGTAAAGTGCCTGTTATGATCCACAGAGCAATATTAGGTTCTTTGGAGCGTTTTATTGGCATTTTGATTGAAGAATATTCTGGTCTGTTTCCACTTTGGTTAGCGCCGACTCAGGCGGTTGTGTTGAATATTACTGATAAACAAGCTGATTATTCAAATAAAGTAGTGAAAAAGCTAAAAGAAAGTGGAATTAGAGTCAAGTCGGACTTGAGAAATGAGAAGATAGGCTTTAAGATCCGCGAGCACACGTTGAAGCGTGTCCCATATTTGCTTGTTGTTGGCGATAAAGAGATGGAAAGTGGTGAAATTGCCGTGCGTTCGCGCAAAGGTGATGACCTCGGGAAAATGTCGATAGACGCGTTTATTGACAAAGCCATGTCGGAAGTTGACAACAAACATATCTGA
- the infC gene encoding translation initiation factor IF-3 — protein MKAKDSNKARINEEITLNEVRLVGKEGEPLGVVSIGEAMDIAIQASLDLVEISPNAEPPVCKVMDYGKFLFEKSKTLKEQKKKQKQIQVKEIKFRPGTDEGDYQVKLRNLRRFLEAGDKAKVTIRFRGREMAHQEIGIEQLKRVRADLEDIANCESFPHRVEGRQMIMVLAPIKK, from the coding sequence ATGAAGGCTAAAGATTCGAATAAGGCTCGGATCAATGAAGAAATTACGTTAAATGAAGTACGTTTAGTCGGTAAAGAGGGGGAACCTTTAGGCGTAGTGTCTATCGGCGAAGCCATGGATATCGCGATACAAGCCAGCTTAGATTTGGTCGAAATTAGCCCTAATGCTGAACCGCCCGTATGTAAAGTAATGGATTACGGTAAGTTTTTGTTTGAAAAAAGCAAGACACTTAAAGAGCAAAAGAAAAAACAGAAGCAAATTCAGGTCAAGGAGATTAAATTTCGCCCTGGCACTGATGAAGGCGATTACCAGGTAAAACTGCGCAACCTGCGTCGCTTTTTAGAAGCGGGAGACAAGGCCAAAGTAACGATACGTTTTCGTGGACGTGAAATGGCACACCAAGAAATTGGCATTGAACAACTTAAACGCGTTCGCGCGGATTTAGAAGACATTGCCAACTGCGAATCTTTCCCTCATAGGGTAGAGGGTCGTCAGATGATCATGGTACTTGCCCCAATTAAGAAGTAG
- the rpmI gene encoding 50S ribosomal protein L35, whose protein sequence is MPKMKTHRGAAKRFVKTAKGRFKSKQSHLRHILTKKSSKRKRHLRGKKLVHAADTALIQRMLPYV, encoded by the coding sequence ATGCCTAAAATGAAAACACACCGTGGAGCTGCCAAGCGTTTTGTAAAAACTGCTAAAGGTCGTTTCAAGAGTAAACAGTCTCACTTGCGTCACATTTTGACCAAGAAGAGTTCTAAGCGTAAACGTCACTTACGTGGCAAAAAACTGGTCCATGCGGCCGACACTGCGTTAATTCAACGCATGTTACCTTACGTTTAA
- the rplT gene encoding 50S ribosomal protein L20, giving the protein MARVKRGVVARARHKKVLKQAKGYYGARSRVYRVAVQAVTKAGQYAYRDRRNKKRTFRQLWIARINAASRQNGLSYSRFINGLKKASVEIDRKILADIAVHDKNAFVALVNAAKGALA; this is encoded by the coding sequence ATGGCAAGAGTAAAACGTGGTGTTGTTGCACGTGCCCGTCACAAAAAGGTACTAAAACAAGCCAAAGGATATTATGGAGCTCGTAGTCGAGTTTATCGCGTTGCTGTTCAAGCAGTAACAAAAGCAGGTCAATATGCTTATCGTGACCGTCGCAACAAAAAACGTACATTCCGTCAGTTATGGATTGCTCGTATAAACGCTGCCTCACGTCAAAATGGCCTGTCTTACAGCCGTTTCATCAATGGCTTGAAAAAAGCCTCTGTTGAAATCGATCGTAAGATTTTAGCCGACATAGCGGTACATGATAAAAATGCATTCGTTGCATTAGTGAATGCAGCTAAAGGTGCATTAGCATAA
- the pheS gene encoding phenylalanine--tRNA ligase subunit alpha produces MDLDAIISEAEEQINTAQDVNFLDAVRVDFMGKKGRMTELLKGLGKLSNEERPAAGQKINQAKQKIQQLIHARGTLLQTQELNQRLAGETIDVSLPGRGQSRGGLHPVTRTINRIESFFSELGFSVKTGPEVEDGFHNFDALNIPANHPARADHDTFYFNPDVMLRTQTSGVQIRTMEVEEPPLRIISPGRVYRNDYDQTHTPMFHQVEGLMVDKNVSFAELKGILHDFLNNFFEQDLQVRFRPSYFPFTEPSAEVDVMGKNGKWLEVLGCGMVHPNVLKAVNIDPEIYTGFAFGMGVERLTMLRYEVNDLRAFFENDLRFLKQFN; encoded by the coding sequence ATGGATCTTGATGCCATAATTAGTGAAGCAGAAGAGCAAATCAATACTGCACAGGATGTCAATTTTCTTGATGCAGTGCGCGTTGATTTTATGGGCAAAAAAGGACGCATGACCGAGTTACTTAAAGGGTTAGGTAAACTGTCAAATGAAGAACGCCCAGCTGCGGGTCAAAAAATCAATCAGGCCAAACAGAAAATTCAACAACTGATCCATGCTAGGGGGACGTTGTTACAAACTCAAGAGCTTAATCAGAGGTTGGCCGGTGAGACCATAGATGTCTCCTTACCAGGTCGTGGCCAGAGTCGCGGTGGTCTACATCCAGTCACTCGCACTATCAACCGAATTGAGAGTTTCTTTAGTGAGTTGGGTTTTAGCGTTAAAACCGGACCAGAAGTAGAAGACGGGTTTCATAATTTTGATGCTCTAAATATTCCTGCAAATCATCCCGCTCGCGCTGATCACGATACCTTTTATTTTAATCCTGATGTGATGTTGCGTACTCAAACATCAGGTGTGCAAATTCGCACCATGGAAGTGGAAGAGCCACCTCTTAGGATCATCTCGCCCGGGCGAGTGTATCGAAATGATTATGATCAAACTCATACCCCAATGTTTCATCAGGTTGAAGGTTTGATGGTCGATAAAAATGTAAGTTTTGCTGAATTAAAAGGTATTTTGCACGATTTTTTAAACAACTTTTTTGAACAAGACTTGCAAGTACGTTTTCGTCCCTCTTATTTCCCTTTCACAGAACCTTCGGCAGAAGTCGACGTGATGGGTAAAAATGGAAAATGGTTAGAGGTTTTGGGCTGCGGCATGGTGCATCCTAATGTGCTTAAAGCGGTCAATATTGATCCGGAAATTTACACTGGTTTTGCTTTTGGTATGGGCGTAGAACGCTTAACTATGTTGCGCTACGAAGTGAATGATTTACGTGCCTTCTTTGAAAACGATCTTCGTTTCCTTAAGCAATTTAATTAG